The Acidobacteriota bacterium genome includes the window CGGTCACCTGGCCGCCCATGGAGTCGGTGACCCGGAGAACGGCGGTGTACGCCCCGGCGGACTCGAATTCGTGGATCGGTGACTGGGCAAGGGAGCCCGCTCCGTCCCCGAAGTCCCAGGCGTAGGCGTAAGGAGGCGCTCCCCCGGTTGCGCCGCCCGTGAAGGCCACATCCAGTGGGGCATATCCCGTTGCCGGAGCCGCGTCGGCGGATGCGACGAGGTCATAATCCACCGGTACGAAGTCGCGGGCGCGCAGAACCCCCGCCACGCGGAGGACCGCCTTGGCCTGGACGTCGCCCTTCATTTTTGCCTGGAGTGCGACGGAGGCGGGCACGGGGAAGGTGATCCGGTTCCACCCCGGCTGGAGTGCCACGGCGAGAGATCCGGCCTTCACCCTGTTCCGCTTGCGAGGGTCCAGGAACTTCACTTTGACCACGCCCTCCTTGACCACCGACCTGGGATTGAAGACCAGGATCTGGAGGGACGCATCGCGCGCGGAGTACACGAGGGCGGGGTCGTTTTCGAAGAGGACGCTCCAACCCCCCGATTCAAGGCTGGATTCGAAGAGGAGGCTGACCTCCGCGTCGGCCTCGAGAACCCTTCCGTCGGCCAGGCTCACTTCGGCCGAAAGCAGGAGGTCGCAGGGGACGGGAAAGGCGGAGAACGCCTCCGGGGGCACGTTCCACTCGAGAACGCTCATCCCGGGCGCGAGATCCACGGCGCGCTCGAGGAATGCAGCCTGGAGGTCGCCCTCTTCGAGTTCGGCCCGAAGGGCGAGGTGGGCGGAGCCACCCTCCGGCAAATCCACCATGAGACGGATCGTGTTGACGGTTGCCGCGGAGAGGACCGGCGGGGCCACCACTTCCAGCGATGCGGGGGCCAAGGCGGCCGCGGAACTCGGGTTGATGAGGATCAGGGACACACCGAGAGCGGATAATAGACTGAGTCCTTTCATGCCGGACAGGCTCCTTCTTCTTTGAGGAGGAACACACCACTCGCTCTCCTCAACGTAGGGCGTGGCTCGGGAATTTCCGGGCGCCGCGCCCGCTCCGGGTCCTGGGCTTCGCCGCCGTGGTATGCTGAGACGTCGCCGGGAGGTGCGTGATGGACGGAACGCGCGTGGAACGGGCGGTTCTTCCGAATGGCCTGACGCTGGTCGTGGAGCGGATGCCCCACTTTCCATCGGTGACGGCCGGCGTTTGGGTCAAGCGGGGCTCCCGGCAGGAGAGCCCGGCCACCCACGGGGCCAGCCACTTCGTGGAACACCTGGTCTTCAAGGGCACCCCGACCCGCACGTACACCGAGATCTACAAGACCTTCGACCGAATGGGCGGCGTGCTGGACGCGTTCACCTCCAGGGAGATCATGGGCTTTTATTTCCGGGTTCAGAAGGCCCATTTCCCGGAGGCCTTTGAAGTGCTGTGCGACATGCTGGTGAACGCCACTTTCCCCGAGGAGGAGATGGAGAGGGAGAGGGGCGTGATTCTGGAAGAAATCAGCATGATCAATGATACTCCCAGCGACCTCGCGGGCGACCTCTTTCTCCAGAGGGCCTACCCGAGCCACCCGCTGGGGAGGCCGATCCAGGGCACCACCGCTTCCGTGACCTCCATGACGAGGCGGAGGCTCCTGCAACACTACCGCTCCATGATCCAGCCCCAATATCTGGTCGTGACCGCCACCGGCGACACGTCCCTGAAGGAGATCCGGGATCAGGTCCTGCGCCATCTCGGAGGCCTGAAAGAGCGCCCGTCGAGGGGCGAGAGGCCCCCCGCCTTCCGCCCCGGCCAGGGCGTTCAGGAAAGAAAACACCTTGAGCAGGCACAGATC containing:
- a CDS encoding pitrilysin family protein, whose translation is MDGTRVERAVLPNGLTLVVERMPHFPSVTAGVWVKRGSRQESPATHGASHFVEHLVFKGTPTRTYTEIYKTFDRMGGVLDAFTSREIMGFYFRVQKAHFPEAFEVLCDMLVNATFPEEEMERERGVILEEISMINDTPSDLAGDLFLQRAYPSHPLGRPIQGTTASVTSMTRRRLLQHYRSMIQPQYLVVTATGDTSLKEIRDQVLRHLGGLKERPSRGERPPAFRPGQGVQERKHLEQAQIVLGFEAPAADGPTRHTLMVLANCLGGTMSSRLFTEIREKRGLVYSISAEHMLYTDTGLFTIQAASSHDKARRTVEETLEVLAGVVKEGLAEEEVALAKDNLLGGLILSLESPASRMGRLARNELYFGRQKPVEEALEGIRRVTAAAVARAARRLFVPENGLVFVLGRASALRSGALGILERS